One segment of Marinobacter sediminum DNA contains the following:
- a CDS encoding trimeric intracellular cation channel family protein, producing the protein MFDIIYLLEMIGIVAFAISGMMAARSKNMDPVGVFTIGFITALGGGTLRDLIMDNHPVYWIRHEEQPILILALAIVFSYWNRAARIRASRIVFPDAIGLGVFSILGAQLALDLGHSWFIASLLGVMTGTFGGALRDTLCNEVPYIFRKDQVYASISFAGCWLYFVCQWYLANDVIALTIGLLFITSVRMLAVRFDIRLQRDPKQR; encoded by the coding sequence ATGTTCGATATTATCTACCTGCTTGAAATGATTGGGATCGTCGCCTTTGCCATCTCAGGCATGATGGCCGCACGCTCCAAAAATATGGATCCGGTGGGGGTATTTACCATCGGGTTCATCACCGCACTGGGCGGTGGCACCTTGCGGGACCTGATCATGGACAACCACCCGGTGTACTGGATCAGGCATGAAGAGCAGCCAATTCTGATCCTCGCCCTGGCGATTGTCTTCAGCTACTGGAATCGGGCCGCACGAATCCGGGCTTCACGAATCGTGTTCCCGGATGCTATCGGATTGGGAGTATTCTCAATTCTGGGTGCACAACTGGCCCTGGATCTCGGCCACTCCTGGTTCATCGCCTCACTGCTGGGCGTCATGACCGGCACCTTCGGCGGCGCACTTCGCGACACCCTCTGCAACGAAGTCCCTTACATATTCCGGAAGGACCAGGTTTATGCGTCTATCTCCTTCGCCGGCTGTTGGCTATATTTCGTCTGCCAGTGGTACCTAGCCAACGACGTCATAGCGCTAACGATCGGACTGCTGTTTATAACGTCCGTCCGCATGCTGGCGGTGCGCTTCGACATCCGTTTGCAGCGAGATCCCAAACAGCGCTGA